The genomic stretch AAAGACGGCCCCCAGGCCGACTTCGGCGCCGACGACCCGCGTAAGCGCGCCGTCTCCGGCGTCGCCCCGGGCGCCCGGCTCATCCCCATCCGCACCGCGCGGACGGTCGCCCTGCTGAGTACCCGCCGCCTCGCCCGTGCCATCGAGTACGCCGTGGACCGCGGCGCCCACGTGATCTCGATCAGCATGGGCGGTGTGCGGTCCCGGCGGCTTCGCGAGGCGGTCCGCTACGCCGAGACGCAGGGAGTGATCGTGTGCGCCGCGGCGGGCAATCAGGTCCGGATGGTGGTCTGGCCGGCTCGCTACGAGGAGGTCGTGGCGTGCGCGGCGTGCAACGTCGAGCGAGGCCCCTGGGTGGGGTCGTCACGCGGGCAGACGGTCACAGTGTCGGCGCCCGGCGAGTCGGTGTGGCGGGCCCGCACCGAGCCTGCCCCCGACGGAGTGACCCACGTCGTCGGCCGGGGATCGGGCACCTCGTATGCGGTGGCGCACGTGGCGGGGCTCGCCTCGCTGTGGCTCTCGTACCACGGGCGCGCGGCGCTCCTGGACCGCTACGGGCCGGGCCGCCTGCCGGGCGTCTTCCGCCACCTCCTCACGGCGACCGCCGACCCGGCCGCCGACCTCAGCTCGTTGTTCGGCGCCGGGATCGCGAATGCCGAGCGGCTTCTCACGCAGCCCCTTCCGGCCCCTGCGAGCCCGTTCGAGGCCGCCGAGTCGCTCGACGAGGTCCCCCCCGAGGCCGACCCGATGGCCGAGGCCGCGGGCTTGTTCGACCTCGCGCCTTCGGCGCCCGCCGGGCCGTTCGAGGCTCAGGCCTCCGACCGCCTCGCGCCCACGCTCGCCGCCCTCCTCGGCGTCGCGCCCGAGGCGGTCCCGGTCGCGCTGGAGGACGTCGGGGACGAACTCCTCTTCCACCTCATCACGCGGCCCCGCGACTACGACCGCCTCAAGGCAGCCCTCGTGGCGCCCGCCCCGGCGTCGCCGTTCGAGTCTGACCAGGGGGCAGACCCCCGCGTGGCGCAGGTCCGCGCCGACCTCCGCTCTCCAGCCCGCTCGCCTCGCCTCCGGGCTCTCCTCACCGCCGACTGACCTCCCGCCCTCCGATGGCCTGCATCGACCTCGCCAACTCCCGATACAACGCGCTGCTCGATGCGCTCGTGGCCTCGTTCCCGATGCCGGGGACCATGGACGTGTTCCTCCAGACGCGGTCGGGAAGAGCCTCTACACGTACGTCGGCAGTGGGGGCACCCGGCTGATGTACTTCGAACTGGTCAAGCATGCGCTCGCCGAGTGCTGGGCCGACGAACTCATCCTCGAAGCGCTCAACGAGCGGCCCGACCGCGACGCCTTCCACGCGCTCGCCCAGTCGCTCGGCCTGACGGCGCTCCCGGCCCCCGCGGCCACCGAGACGCCCGCGACGGGCCTCCAGCGGATCGTCGATTCCACCAACAGCCTCATCGACGTGACCGTGTGGCGCCAGAAGCTGATAGCCATCGAGGGGCGCGTCTGCCGCGTGGAGGTGCCCTTCACCGACGGTCGCCGCGTCCGCGGGACCGCCTTCCTCGTCGGGCCGGATCTCGCGCTCACCAACTACCATGTGATGAGGCCCGTCCTCGACGGCGAGGCCCAGGCGGCAGACGTGACGCTGCGGTTCGACTACCGGGTGTACGCCGCCGCGCTCGACGACCTGAACCAGGCCCGCCTCGATGACGGGCTCGCACTCGTGTAGCGAGCGCTCGGGCTGCCGACCTCCCGACGGGGTGCGAAAAATTTCGCATCTCGCGTAACCCCCGGCCGCGGCGTCCGTCCTTTGCACAACGCCACCCCCGTCGCCTCTGTGCTCCGTTCGCTCCGCCTCGGCCTGCTCCTGGCCTGTCTCGCCCCCGCTGCCCTCGCCCAGTCCGCCGCCGCGCCCGCGCTCCGCGTCCTGCCGACCCTCCGGACCCTCCCCCTCGCCGACGCGCCCGCGCCCCGCATCGACGGCGTCCCCGACGAGCCCGTCTGGGCCACGGCGCCCCGCGCGGGCGACTTCGTGCAGCGCATCCCGGCGCCCGGCGACCCGGCCACCGAGCGCACCGAGGCGGCCGTCCTCTACGGCGACGACGCGCTCTACGTCGCCTTCTGGTGCTACGTCCGCGACCCCGGCACGCTGGTCGCCCGGCTGGCCCGCCGCGACGAGTTCGTGGGCTCCGACCGCGTCGCCGTCGCCTTCGACTCGTACGACGACGACCGGACGGCCTTCTACTTCGGCGTCACGGCGGGCAACGTCGAGCAGGACATTCTGATGTTCAACGACGGCGACGAGGACTCCAGCTGGGACGCCGTCTGGGAGGGCGCCGCGGCGCGGTTCGACGGGCCCGACGGCGCCGGCTACACCGTCGAGATGCGGATCCCGTTCTCCCAGCTCCGCTACCGCACCGGCGACGGACCCGAGGTCTGGGGCATCCAGTTCCAGCGCCGCATGCCGACGACCGGCGAGGACGTCTTCTGGGCGCCCATCCTGCCCGACGCCAACGGCTTCGTCTCCCAGTTCGGTCGCCTCGACGGCCTCGACGTGCAGCGCGCGCCGCGCCAGATCGAGATCGTCCCCTACGCCCTCGCCCAGCTCACCCAGGCTCCGGGCGACGCCGCGAACCCCTTCTACGAGGAGAACTCCTTCGGCCCCAATGTCGGCTTCGACGCGCGCGTGGGCCTGTCCTCCAACCTGACGCTCACGGCCACCGTCAACCCCGACTTCGGGCAGATCGAGGCCGACCCCGCCGTCGTCAACCTGAGCCAGTTCGAGAACTTCTTCGAGGAGCGGCGGCCGTTCTTCGTCGAGGGCGTCGACATCTTCGAGTACGGCGGCACACGCACCAACAACGTCTCCTTCCGGCCGACCTTCTTCTACTCGCGCCGCATCGGCCGCGCGCCTACGCGGCGCCTCGGCGGCGGCGACATCGCCTACGTCGACACGCCGGACCAGACGCCCATCGCGACGGCGGCCAAGGTCAGCGGCAAGATCGGCCCGTGGTCGGTCGGCCTCCTGAACGCGGTCACGCTGGAGGAGGAGGCCCGCTACATCACCGTCGGCGGCGAGACCCTCCGGACGCCCGTCGAGCCGCTCTCGAACTACCTCGTCGGCCGCGTCCGCCGCGACTTCCGGGGCGGCAACACGGTCGTCGGCGGCATCGTCACGAACGCCTCCCGGCGGATGGGGGCGGACGGCTTCTTCGACGCCATCACGGCGTCCAGCGCCACGCTCGCCGGGCTCGACTTCGAGCACCGCTTCGCCGACCGGACGTGGTCCGTCAGCGGCGTCGCCGCGACGAGCGTGGTCAACGGCAGCGAGGCCTTCATCACGCGCCTCCAGCAGGCCCCCCAGCGCTACTTCCAGCGCGCCGACGCCGACCACCTCTCCGTCGACCCGACCCGGACGAGCCTCGCAGGCGGCCACACCGAGCTGTCCGTCCAGCGCAGCGTTGAGAACAGCTGGGACGCCTCGCTGACGGCCGCGGCCACCACGCCCGGCTTCGACGTCAACGACCTGGGCTTCCAGAACCGCGCCGACGTGGCGTCGGTCAACTACTTCGTGGGGCGTCGCCAGTCCGAGGCCGCCCCGCTCCGCCGCTACAGCGTATTCCACTACGGCGGCTACGTCAGCAACTTCGACGGCGACCTGATCGGCCACTACTACGGCGGCGGCGCCTACGCGCAGTTCCAGAACCAGTGGTCGCTGAACCTGAACGTGAACGCGACGGGGCCGCAGAAGAACGACCGCCTCACGCGCGGCGGCCCGATCGCCGCCCGACCGACCGACGCCGGCATCAACGTGAGCCTGTCGACGGACCAGAGCCGGGTCGTCTCCGGCGGGGTCTTCGGGAGCCTCCGCTCCGAGTTCGCCAACGACTACGACGGCGCCCCGGCCGAGTACGACCGCTACGTCGGCGCCGAGGTGACGGTCCGCCCCAGCAACGCGCTCTCGATCTCGCTGGAGCCGGAGATGGGCTGGGAGCTCGACAACGACCAGTTCGTCGACCGCATCGCAGACCCCGCCGCCGCGTCCACCTTCGGCACGCGCTACGTCTTCGCCGACATCCGCCAGCTGTCGTTCAACCTCGGCCTCCGCGCCGACTGGACGTTCACGCCCGACCTGACGCTCCAGCTCTTCGCCCAGCCGTTCGTGACCACGGGCCAGTTCGCCAACCTCAAGGAGTTCCGCACGCCCGGCTCGTTCGACTTCGACGTGTACGGCGTCGCGCGCGGCACCGTGGACGAGGTGATCGAGGACGGCGCCGTGGTGGCCTTCGACGTGGACCCCGGCGACGGTGGCGCGGCGTTCCGGCTCGACAACCGCGACTTCAACTTCCGCTCGCTGCGCGGCAACGCCGTCCTGCGCTGGGAGTGGCGCCCGGGCTCGACGCTGTTCGCCGTCTGGCAGCAGCAGCGCACCCAGGAGGCGCGCTACGACGGCTTCGGGATCGGCGAGGAGATCGGCGAGGTCTTCCGCGCGCCAGTCGAGAACGTGTTCCTCCTCAAGGCGACCTACTGGTTCGGCCTCTGACCCGCTCCGCCTCGGCACCGAGGCGGGCCGGTGCGTAGTCTCCGGCGTGCCCGAGATCCGACTCCAGAACGACGCCGCGGCGAGGGTGGGGACCGCCCGCGTTCGCTGCGGCGACATCCGGGAGCGGACGCCGGACGACTCCGGCGCTCGGCAGGGTGGCCTCAGCGCTCGCCTCATCCTGCCCGATGGCGACGAGGTGACCGTCTGGCTGCGCTCGCGCGTCGAGGTCGGCGGGAGGGCCTGGTTCGTCACCGACCTGTCGACCGAGGGCGTGACCCTCTTCGCACCCGACGAAGCCCCCGACGCTCCCTCGCCACGCCGACGCCCGACCCCGCCTCAGCTGATTGAGGGCGTCGACTGGTCGCGGGTCGGCTTCGCGTCGCTCGTCGCCCGGGCCGCTCGCGGGCTGGAGGTCACCCGCTTGCAGCGCGACGACCGTTCCCCCGTCGACGGGCTCATCCGCGCGTGGCAGCAACTCGGCGCGTCGCCGGAGCTCCGAGACGGCCTCTCCGACGCCATCGGGCACCACGCGAGGTCCGGCGATCTCGGAGCGATCACCCTGACCCTGCGGTTCTTCTCGTCGTGCCCGACGGCCTCCGGGGGCGACGTGTTCGCAGACCTCGCCCTGGCCGGTACGGGCCGGGAGGCACCCGACCCACGGTCGGAGAGGGGCGGCACCCTGTACGGCGCCCTCGTGCACGCCGCGTGCGTCTGGCGCTACGGAGGCGAGACGCCCCCGGCGGTCGTCGAGGCGGCCTGCGCCGAGGCCCTGAGCGGGGCGAACCGAGACGTCCTCCTGGCCCTCGTCGACCTCGCGCCCGACTGGTTCGAGACGCACACCGACCGGCTCCTCGCCCTCTACCCGGGCGGCGTCGGCGCGATCTGGAAGTCGCTCGTGGCCCACGGCATGGCGCCCCTCGCCGCCGTCGACCGCGTGCTCCCCCACGCCGACGACCACGGACGCCGCAGCCTGCGCATCGTGATCCAGTACCGGCGCAGCCTCGACGCCCCAGCGCGCTCCGCCCTGCTCGCGCGGCTGGGCTGAGCGCGCGGCGTCGGGCACGTTCGCCTCGGTGCCGTCGGGGGTGCCGTCGGGGAGTTCCGGAGCGCGGCCGAGGCGGGGGGACACGCCTCCTGGCGTCCGGCCGCCGGTACCTTCGGGCATGCGATACAGTGGTCACGAGTGGTTCCCCTGCCGGTACGCCTGGCTGCCCAAGGCCGTCCGCGCGCTGGCCGACGATTCGGGCGCGCTGCGCGACACGGAGGGCGCCGTCGAGCGGCTCGGCATCGGCAAGAACATGGTCCGCGCGCTCGTCTTCTGGGCGACCGCGATGGGCGTCATCGAGGCGACCGACGAGGGCCAC from Rubrivirga sp. SAORIC476 encodes the following:
- a CDS encoding DUF5916 domain-containing protein, translating into MLRSLRLGLLLACLAPAALAQSAAAPALRVLPTLRTLPLADAPAPRIDGVPDEPVWATAPRAGDFVQRIPAPGDPATERTEAAVLYGDDALYVAFWCYVRDPGTLVARLARRDEFVGSDRVAVAFDSYDDDRTAFYFGVTAGNVEQDILMFNDGDEDSSWDAVWEGAAARFDGPDGAGYTVEMRIPFSQLRYRTGDGPEVWGIQFQRRMPTTGEDVFWAPILPDANGFVSQFGRLDGLDVQRAPRQIEIVPYALAQLTQAPGDAANPFYEENSFGPNVGFDARVGLSSNLTLTATVNPDFGQIEADPAVVNLSQFENFFEERRPFFVEGVDIFEYGGTRTNNVSFRPTFFYSRRIGRAPTRRLGGGDIAYVDTPDQTPIATAAKVSGKIGPWSVGLLNAVTLEEEARYITVGGETLRTPVEPLSNYLVGRVRRDFRGGNTVVGGIVTNASRRMGADGFFDAITASSATLAGLDFEHRFADRTWSVSGVAATSVVNGSEAFITRLQQAPQRYFQRADADHLSVDPTRTSLAGGHTELSVQRSVENSWDASLTAAATTPGFDVNDLGFQNRADVASVNYFVGRRQSEAAPLRRYSVFHYGGYVSNFDGDLIGHYYGGGAYAQFQNQWSLNLNVNATGPQKNDRLTRGGPIAARPTDAGINVSLSTDQSRVVSGGVFGSLRSEFANDYDGAPAEYDRYVGAEVTVRPSNALSISLEPEMGWELDNDQFVDRIADPAAASTFGTRYVFADIRQLSFNLGLRADWTFTPDLTLQLFAQPFVTTGQFANLKEFRTPGSFDFDVYGVARGTVDEVIEDGAVVAFDVDPGDGGAAFRLDNRDFNFRSLRGNAVLRWEWRPGSTLFAVWQQQRTQEARYDGFGIGEEIGEVFRAPVENVFLLKATYWFGL